The following proteins are co-located in the Pseudomonadota bacterium genome:
- a CDS encoding DNA-binding protein, with translation MFVSLDTLADLLDLNRKTVYTAARRGMIPGVRRIGRAFRAHVPTVIEWFSAGPRTDRKRGNP, from the coding sequence ATGTTCGTGTCACTCGACACACTGGCTGACCTTCTGGATCTCAACAGAAAAACCGTCTACACCGCCGCGCGTCGAGGGATGATTCCCGGTGTTCGGCGCATCGGCCGTGCCTTTCGCGCGCATGTCCCAACAGTGATAGAGTGGTTCTCGGCTGGCCCGCGTACTGACCGCAAGAGGGGGAACCCATGA